In Columba livia isolate bColLiv1 breed racing homer chromosome 6, bColLiv1.pat.W.v2, whole genome shotgun sequence, a single genomic region encodes these proteins:
- the STN1 gene encoding CST complex subunit STN1: MQSEFKKYEEETPSLHWGMDPVFSAFARLYIKDIKEMRESKQVPGIFFYNGHPVRQVDVVGIVVQRKERDAFFNYGVDDSTGVINCVCWKNPMVLETSLSGRPRTPSSLTVLEQMKKLQEMVSQKTRLEIGDVVRVRGQIRTYRQQREVQALCFYKVDDPVCDVQISRMLELPCLYREVYDKPFQGPEEGQSGLEGQNFSINMLYEKVKGFLLENKIQTFYQQELETIDSLVSLAAVHLPSPSCQEVKSKNDSSSKRIHSVFKEAIRMLQEKGVVFQKPSSSKDLYHVTDHDKELLKVTLDVIKEDCRKPRHAEKGCHFLHVLSCVQQSYNPSLAEVVMHRVLELLESNSDVVSTMEGYYVAF; this comes from the exons ATGCAGTCTGAGTTCAAGAAGTATGAGGAAGAGACACCTTCTCTGCACTGGGGCATGGATCctgtattttctgcatttgcaaGACTCTATATTAAAGATATAAAAGAAATGAGAGAATCTAAACAAGTGCCAG GTATATTCTTCTATAATGGACatccagtaagacaggtggatGTTGTTGGCATAGTGGTTCAAAGAAAAGAGCGAGATGCGTTTTTTAATTATGGAG tggaTGATAGTACTGGTGTTATAAATTGTGTGTGCTGGAAAAATCCCATGGTACTAGAAACATCTTTATCAG GTCGTCCAAGAACACCCAGCAGTCTCACTGTGCTTGAACAGATGAAGAAACTCCAAGAAATGGTGAGCCAGAAAACCAGACTGGAGATTGGAGATGTTGTCAGGGTCAGAGGTCAGATCCGAACCTACAGGCAACAAAGAGAAGTTCAAGCTTTGTGTTTTT ATAAAGTGGATGATCCTGTGTGTGATGTTCAGATTTCAAGAATGCTGGAGCTCCCATGTCTCTATAGAGAAGTTTACGATAAACCTTTCCAAGGCCCTGAGGAGGGCCAGAG TGGCCTGGAGGGTCAGAATTTCTCAATCAATATGCTGTATGAGAAAGTGAAAGGCTTtctattagaaaacaaaattcagacCTTTTACCAACAGGAGTTGGAAACAATTGATTCTCTGGTGTCGCTGGCTGCTGTGCATCTACCCAGTCCCAGCTGTCAGGAG GTGAAGTCAAAAAATGACTCCAGTTCCAAAAGGATTCACAGTGTTTTTAAGGAAGCAATAAGGATGCTGCAAGAAAAAGGGGTGGTTTTCCAGAAACCTAGTAGCTCCAAGGACCTATACCAT gtGACTGACCATGATAAGGAGCTGCTTAAAGTGACCCTTGATGTGATTAAAGAAGACTGTCGAAAACCCAGGC atgCTGAAAAAGGCTGCCATTTCCTTCATGTCCTGAGTTGCGTTCAGCAGAGCTACAACCCCTCTCTGGCTGAAGTGGTGATGCACCGTGTCTTAGAACTGCTGGAGAGTAACAGTGATGTCGTCAGCACTATGGAAGGATATTATGTggcattttaa